From Amyelois transitella isolate CPQ chromosome 4, ilAmyTran1.1, whole genome shotgun sequence, one genomic window encodes:
- the LOC106129442 gene encoding thioredoxin-like protein 1 has protein sequence MGLATIIENEAHFQSEMANAGTKLVVVDFTATWCPPCQRIAPFFEQLPAKFPRAVFLKVDVDRCAETASAQGISAMPTFVFYRNRTRIDRLQGADPGSLESKVRQYYGTEDAGEEDSAVAGHMDLGTFITKSECECLNEADDHPMVHALTSGGGYLASDCDEQLIINIAFNQLVKLHSLKIKAPADKGPKFVKLFINQPRTLDFDQAAGNASVQDLELSPNDLEGNPIPLKFVKFQNVQNIQLFVKDNQSGGEVTQIDHLAFYGSPISTTNMGEFKRVAGKKGESH, from the exons atGGGTTTAGCCACTATTATTGAAAATGAGGCTCATTTCCAGTCTGAAATGGCTAATGCTGGCACTAAGCTAGTAGTCGTTGATTTTACCGCTACTTG GTGCCCTCCGTGCCAAAGAATTGCACCGTTTTTTGAGCAATTGCCTGCGAAATTCCCCAGAGCAGTTTTTCTCAAAGTTGACGTGGATAGATGTGCTGAGACGGCCAGCGCCCAAGGCATCTCGGCAATGCCAACTTTTGTTTTCTACAGAAACCga ACAAGAATTGACCGGCTACAAGGTGCTGACCCTGGGTCTCTAGAGAGCAAAGTAAGACAGTACTATGGTACAGAAGATGCTGGTGAAGAGGACAGCGCAGTCGCAGGACAT ATGGATTTGGGGACTTTCATCACTAAAAGTGAATGTGAGTGCTTGAATGAGGCCGATGACCACCCCATGGTGCACGCCCTCACCAGCGGCGGCGGGTACCTCGCCAGTGACTGTGATGAACAACTCATCATCAACATTGCTTTCAATCAG CTGGTAAAGCTGCATTCCCTAAAGATCAAGGCGCCAGCGGACAAAGGGCCTAAGTTCGTGAAATTGTTCATAAATCAGCCGAGGACCCTGGATTTCGACCAGGCAGCTGGAAATGCTTCTGTGCAAGACTTGGA aTTATCCCCAAATGACCTAGAAGGCAATCCGATACCGCTGAAATTCGTGAAGTTCCAGAATGTTCAGAACATTCAGTTATTCGTGAAAGACAACCAGTCGGGCGGCGAGGTGACACAGATAGACCACCTGGCTTTCTACGGCTCACCGATCTCCACCACCAACATGGGAGAGTTTAAACGCGTTGCCGGCAAAAAGGGCGAAAGTCACTAG
- the LOC132904394 gene encoding UPF0764 protein C16orf89 homolog, protein MCLAKISRNPINTSPRTHSVKCDLPEDCHQSVLYGTDHGYALTHRLLFLQVARYARRCHVVSELEDTKLRNKFCSLCYRECLYISMNEFQDIDLFLEHIYFCSLEGHSQFIRRRWLAKIIKSQTREGCFPDSLDYKKNIRSGRIGDDDGTKINKRFSILGGRCNAHTTSLAAGVLAAAVRFILETFY, encoded by the exons ATGTGTTTGGCAAAAATTAGTAGGAATCCTATCAACACTTCCCCTAGAACCCACTCGGTGAAGTGTGACTTACCTGAGGATTGCCATCAATCGGTACTATATGGTACTGATCACGGATATGCATTAACACATAG ATTGCTGTTTCTGCAAGTTGCTCGCTATGCACGACGTTGTCACGTGGTCTCGGAGTTGGAGGATACAAAACTACGCAACAAGTTTTGTTCACTTTGTTACCGCGAGTGCTTGTATATTTCCATGAATGAGTTTCAGGATATTGACTTATTTTTGGAACATA tttACTTCTGCTCTCTCGAGGGACACTCTCAATTCATCAGACGTCGTTGGCTggccaaaataataaaatctcagACGAGAGAAGGCTGCTTTCCAGATTCTCTcgattataagaaaaatataagatcGGGAAGAATAGGCGACGATGATGgcactaaaattaataaaagatttagcATTCTTGGCGGTCGATGTAACGCTCACACTACATCTTTGGCAGCGGGGGTTTTGGCCGCAGCCGTCAGATTTATATtggaaacattttattaa